In the Haloferula helveola genome, one interval contains:
- the rho gene encoding transcription termination factor Rho, with product MLTEAMRVLALTGGIASGKSTACRLFAELCPGLVLFESDASVRRLLAEDAKVIADVTGRFGDGCLLESGGIDRSVLRGRVFGDDAARRDLEAILHPRVREECLESLESARKLGAPLFLADIPLLFENGFDFGQEMNLLIAVGVDTQLRRLKDRNGFDDDLSRSILAAQMPTAEKMSRADVVFWNEGPPRLLRSQIQRFLNSHSNMSEETPDPVTTSEEVPSKPTMVIDINEFRTKPLGELQAMADAVPGRMSAAPTKAQLVFELLSFHAREGADLVGEGIVEQAKENYAMLRDPSRSFRTSPDDLHLNGNLLSEFGIKPGHRVKVRVRCPRERDKFLSAVEVLEIEGKPAAEFDPGKDFDKLTPLFPDERLMLEAPGPAGFSPRAIDLIAPLGKGQRGLIVAPPRGGKTILLKQIAKAIRANHKEVELIVVLLDERPEEVTDFEETVGATVYASTFDEMPKRHAQVADLVIERAKRLVEQKRDVVLLLDSLTRLARGHNSANQGGPIGSGGISPVALQKSRKFFGNARNVEEGGSLTILATALIETENRMDDVIFEEFKGTGNMEVRLDRELAERRIFPAIHIPQSGTRNDDRLYHADEFPRVLDLRRQLAQLPVGEAIETLMKNLSATQNNTELLLRGLR from the coding sequence ATGCTGACCGAAGCCATGCGGGTGCTTGCGCTGACAGGAGGGATTGCAAGCGGCAAGTCGACCGCTTGCCGCCTGTTCGCGGAGTTGTGTCCCGGGCTCGTCCTGTTCGAGTCGGATGCCTCGGTCCGGCGATTGTTGGCCGAGGACGCCAAAGTCATCGCGGACGTGACCGGGCGGTTTGGCGACGGGTGCCTTCTTGAAAGCGGGGGCATCGATCGCAGTGTGTTGCGGGGCCGGGTCTTCGGGGATGACGCAGCGCGCAGGGATTTGGAGGCGATTTTGCATCCCCGGGTAAGGGAGGAATGTCTTGAATCCCTCGAATCCGCGCGCAAACTCGGCGCGCCGTTGTTTTTGGCGGACATTCCGCTGCTGTTCGAAAACGGCTTCGATTTCGGGCAGGAAATGAATCTTCTGATCGCGGTGGGCGTGGACACCCAGCTCCGCCGGCTCAAGGATCGCAACGGTTTTGACGACGACCTCTCCCGGTCCATCCTCGCGGCCCAGATGCCGACGGCGGAGAAAATGAGCCGGGCGGACGTCGTTTTCTGGAACGAAGGCCCGCCGCGTCTGCTGCGCTCCCAGATCCAGCGCTTTCTGAATTCCCACTCCAACATGAGCGAAGAAACGCCCGACCCCGTCACCACTTCCGAGGAAGTTCCGTCCAAGCCGACGATGGTGATCGATATCAACGAGTTCCGCACCAAGCCGCTCGGTGAGTTGCAGGCCATGGCCGATGCCGTGCCGGGTCGGATGTCGGCCGCACCCACCAAGGCGCAGCTGGTCTTCGAACTGCTGAGTTTTCATGCCCGTGAAGGAGCCGATCTGGTGGGCGAGGGGATCGTCGAGCAGGCGAAGGAAAACTACGCGATGCTGCGCGACCCTTCGCGGAGCTTCCGCACTTCCCCCGACGACCTGCACCTGAACGGCAATCTTTTGAGTGAGTTCGGCATCAAGCCCGGTCACCGCGTCAAGGTCCGGGTCCGTTGCCCACGGGAGCGGGACAAGTTCCTGAGTGCGGTCGAGGTGCTGGAGATCGAGGGCAAGCCCGCCGCCGAGTTCGATCCGGGGAAGGATTTCGACAAGTTGACGCCTCTTTTCCCGGACGAGCGCCTGATGCTTGAGGCGCCGGGGCCGGCCGGGTTCAGTCCGCGCGCGATCGATCTGATCGCGCCATTGGGCAAGGGCCAGCGCGGCTTGATCGTCGCTCCGCCCCGCGGCGGTAAGACGATTCTCCTGAAGCAGATCGCCAAGGCGATCCGTGCCAACCACAAGGAGGTCGAGCTGATCGTGGTGCTTCTCGATGAGCGGCCGGAGGAAGTGACGGACTTCGAGGAGACCGTCGGCGCCACGGTTTACGCCTCCACCTTTGACGAAATGCCGAAGCGCCATGCCCAGGTCGCGGATCTGGTCATCGAGCGGGCCAAGCGGCTGGTCGAGCAGAAGCGGGACGTCGTTCTGCTCCTCGACAGTCTCACCCGCCTCGCCCGTGGCCACAATTCCGCCAATCAGGGAGGTCCGATCGGCTCCGGAGGTATCAGCCCGGTCGCTCTTCAGAAATCGCGCAAATTCTTCGGCAATGCCCGGAATGTGGAGGAGGGGGGGAGCCTGACGATCCTCGCCACCGCCCTGATCGAGACCGAAAACCGCATGGACGACGTGATTTTCGAGGAATTCAAGGGCACCGGCAACATGGAGGTGCGGCTGGATCGGGAACTTGCGGAAAGGCGAATTTTCCCGGCAATCCACATTCCCCAAAGCGGAACCCGGAATGACGATCGCTTGTATCATGCGGACGAGTTCCCGCGGGTCCTCGATTTGCGCCGCCAGCTCGCCCAACTGCCTGTGGGGGAGGCGATTGAGACCCTGATGAAGAATCTTTCAGCCACTCAAAACAACACGGAGCTCTTGCTACGGGGGCTTCGCTGA